One Desulfarculaceae bacterium DNA window includes the following coding sequences:
- a CDS encoding EVE domain-containing protein, which yields MAPRNYWLNLFTWKTWQEFLAAGGDTSGFSEHRLNMLKRTKPGDYFLCYLIGVSRFIAIMEITSDPFKDESKIWEDSPFPCRVKVKVLVGLTPETAVPIKELKEQLSIFENLSHPNAWTGHLRGSPARWKVADGEIVTKAVFDAKENPVHRPVDQGKLKTRPKAFKTKFGPVIVPESENAGNETSSQKEQVYEHTEIQWLLLKFGSDMGLDVWVAKNDKGKKWRSQRFDSLKKLRKELPLQFDAATNQTIELIDVLWLQGNSIVAAFEIESTTSIYSGLLRLSDLIAMQPNLNIPLFIVAPDGRRDKVISEVNRPTFSRLLPPMYEMCRYISFSSLRTSLENISSLVQYIKPDYLDEISESCEVDFE from the coding sequence ATGGCTCCACGGAACTACTGGTTAAACCTGTTTACATGGAAAACCTGGCAGGAATTTCTAGCTGCCGGTGGTGACACTAGTGGTTTCAGTGAGCATAGATTGAATATGTTGAAAAGAACTAAGCCTGGCGATTATTTTCTCTGCTATTTAATAGGTGTCTCTAGGTTTATCGCCATAATGGAGATCACCAGTGATCCTTTCAAAGACGAGAGTAAAATTTGGGAAGACAGCCCCTTCCCATGCAGAGTAAAAGTTAAAGTTTTAGTAGGTCTTACTCCTGAAACTGCGGTTCCGATCAAGGAGCTTAAAGAACAGCTCTCTATCTTTGAAAATTTATCTCATCCAAACGCTTGGACTGGACATCTACGAGGTTCACCCGCCAGATGGAAAGTTGCCGATGGCGAAATAGTCACCAAGGCTGTGTTTGATGCTAAAGAGAATCCAGTACATCGCCCCGTTGATCAAGGAAAGCTCAAAACCAGACCAAAGGCCTTTAAAACTAAATTCGGGCCGGTAATAGTGCCAGAGTCAGAAAATGCAGGAAACGAAACTTCTTCTCAAAAAGAACAAGTTTATGAACACACAGAAATACAATGGCTACTGTTGAAATTTGGTTCAGACATGGGGCTCGACGTTTGGGTCGCTAAAAATGATAAAGGGAAAAAATGGAGGTCCCAAAGATTCGACTCATTAAAAAAGCTAAGAAAAGAGCTACCCTTGCAGTTTGATGCTGCCACGAATCAGACAATTGAATTAATCGATGTACTGTGGCTGCAAGGAAACAGTATTGTCGCAGCCTTCGAAATAGAAAGCACTACATCTATCTACTCAGGTTTGTTGCGGTTATCCGATTTGATTGCAATGCAACCTAACCTGAATATCCCTTTATTTATCGTAGCCCCTGATGGCCGAAGAGATAAGGTTATCTCTGAAGTCAATCGCCCCACTTTTTCCCGTCTTTTGCCGCCTATGTACGAGATGTGTCGCTACATCTCCTTTTCATCGTTAAGAACCAGCCTAGAAAACATCTCTTCATTAGTTCAATATATAAAACCAGATTACCTTGATGAAATTTCCGAATCCTGTGAAGTGGATTTCGAATAA
- the guaB gene encoding IMP dehydrogenase — protein sequence MNHRVEEGLTFDDLMLKPGHSTVLPREVDTSTQLTRTVRLSIPIVTAAMDTVTESDTAISIARQGGIGFIHKNMSIDHQVLDVVKVKKSESGMIVDPVTVGPDASLHDVLDVMSRYRISGVPVVDGGKLVGIITNRDLRFETKLDQPVSRVMTKDHLVTAREGTTLEESKAILHEHRIEKLLVTDEKGALKGLITIKDIEKVRKYPHAAKDSLGRLRVGAAVGAGDDGLLRAEALINAGVDVLVVDSAHGHAQGVIDTVAAIKKAFPDTQLAAGNIATADGAKALIEAGVDAVKVGVGPGSICTTRVVAGVGVPQMSAIFEVSEITKAAGVPLIADGGIKFSGDLTKALAAGAQVVMIGSLFAGTEESPGETILFQGRRYKVYRGMGSIDAMRQGSADRYSQDASDADKMVPEGIVGRVPFRGSLADSIYQLVGGLKAGMGYVGAANIEELASRARFVKITAAGLRESHVHDVTITKEAPNYRVE from the coding sequence ATGAATCACAGAGTGGAAGAGGGACTCACTTTCGACGACCTCATGCTCAAGCCGGGCCACAGCACGGTGCTGCCCCGCGAGGTGGACACCTCCACCCAGCTCACCCGTACGGTGCGCCTGAGCATCCCCATCGTCACCGCCGCCATGGACACGGTCACCGAGTCCGACACGGCTATCAGCATCGCCCGCCAGGGCGGCATCGGCTTCATCCACAAGAACATGTCCATCGACCACCAGGTCCTGGATGTGGTCAAGGTGAAGAAATCCGAGTCAGGCATGATCGTGGACCCGGTCACCGTGGGGCCGGACGCCAGCCTGCACGACGTGCTGGACGTGATGAGCCGCTACCGCATCTCCGGCGTGCCGGTGGTGGATGGCGGCAAGCTGGTGGGCATCATCACCAACCGCGATCTCCGCTTCGAGACCAAGCTGGACCAGCCGGTGAGCCGGGTGATGACCAAGGACCATTTGGTGACCGCCCGCGAAGGCACCACCCTGGAAGAATCCAAGGCCATCCTTCACGAGCACCGCATCGAGAAGCTACTGGTCACCGACGAGAAGGGCGCGCTCAAGGGACTCATCACCATCAAGGACATCGAGAAGGTGCGCAAGTACCCCCATGCGGCCAAGGACAGCCTGGGCCGCCTGCGTGTGGGCGCGGCGGTGGGGGCCGGCGATGACGGCCTGCTGCGGGCCGAGGCCCTGATCAATGCCGGGGTGGATGTGCTGGTGGTGGATTCGGCCCATGGCCACGCCCAGGGAGTCATCGACACCGTAGCCGCCATCAAGAAAGCCTTCCCCGACACCCAGCTGGCCGCGGGCAACATCGCCACCGCCGACGGGGCCAAGGCGCTCATCGAGGCCGGGGTCGACGCGGTCAAGGTGGGCGTGGGGCCGGGCAGCATCTGCACCACCCGGGTGGTGGCCGGGGTGGGCGTGCCCCAGATGAGCGCCATCTTCGAGGTCTCCGAGATCACCAAGGCTGCGGGCGTGCCGCTGATCGCCGACGGCGGCATCAAGTTCTCCGGCGACCTCACCAAGGCCCTGGCCGCCGGGGCCCAGGTGGTGATGATCGGTTCCTTGTTCGCGGGCACCGAGGAGAGCCCCGGCGAGACGATTCTTTTCCAAGGCCGCCGCTACAAGGTCTACCGGGGCATGGGCTCCATCGACGCCATGCGTCAGGGCTCGGCCGACCGCTATTCCCAGGACGCGAGCGATGCCGACAAGATGGTGCCAGAGGGCATCGTGGGCCGGGTGCCCTTCCGGGGCTCCCTGGCCGACAGCATTTACCAGCTGGTGGGCGGACTCAAGGCGGGCATGGGCTACGTGGGCGCGGCCAACATCGAGGAACTGGCCTCCCGGGCCCGCTTCGTCAAAATTACCGCCGCGGGCCTTCGCGAGAGCCACGTGCACGACGTGACCATCACCAAGGAAGCCCCCAACTACCGGGTGGAGTGA
- a CDS encoding ACT domain-containing protein: MTVKQLTISMVNKPGQLASISEILGDAGVNILAFFVSTATGTGEGIMRFVVDNPDKGANVLSGQGLAVEVEDVVAAETPHHAGGLLAVLNPLKRAEVNVDYIYPCIQTGEATVLIIGTSDQNKQAIEALKKDWIRLYGSELYNM, from the coding sequence ATGACCGTCAAGCAGCTCACCATATCAATGGTCAATAAGCCCGGGCAGTTAGCTTCCATCAGCGAGATTCTGGGCGACGCCGGGGTCAACATCCTGGCCTTCTTCGTCAGCACCGCCACGGGCACTGGCGAAGGAATTATGCGCTTCGTGGTTGACAATCCGGATAAGGGTGCTAACGTTTTATCAGGACAGGGCCTCGCGGTTGAGGTTGAAGATGTGGTCGCGGCGGAAACCCCGCACCATGCCGGCGGGTTGCTGGCGGTCCTGAATCCGCTCAAGAGGGCGGAAGTCAACGTGGACTACATCTACCCTTGCATTCAGACCGGCGAGGCCACGGTGCTGATAATCGGCACCAGCGATCAGAACAAACAGGCCATTGAGGCCTTGAAAAAGGACTGGATTCGTCTCTACGGTTCTGAGCTCTACAACATGTAA
- the guaA gene encoding glutamine-hydrolyzing GMP synthase: MSELHQQKILILDFGSQTTQLIARRVREARVYCEIHPCTMPMEEIRAYTPKGIILSGGPASCYEPGAPSVDQGIFALGVPVLGICYGMQIITHLLGGVVAKGAKREYGPAKLEIHKLSGPFRDTDQDEPQPVWMSHGDRIEKLPQGFEAMAVTGNSPVAAMGDIERRIYGVQFHPEVAHTPGGAAMLAAFVLGDCGCEPIWTMHNFAEATINDFKQRLGGQKVICALSGGVDSSVVALLLHKAIGKDLTSIFVDNGVLRSGEVSEVAGLFRDVFGLNLVVVDAADLFLDRLAGVTDPEEKRRIIGHTFIEVFEAEAKKLGEVEYLAQGTLYPDVIESVSFKGPSAVIKSHHNVGGLPEKMKLKLVEPLRELFKDECREVGRELGLPESIVSRQPFPGPGLAIRIMGEVTRARLRTLREADAIVQEEMRAADLYTKVWQSFAVMVPVKTVGVMGDERTYEDVVALRIVDSVDAMTADWSRVPYELLAKLSSRIINEVAGINRVVLDISSKPPSTIEWE; encoded by the coding sequence GTGAGCGAGCTACACCAGCAGAAAATCCTGATCCTGGACTTCGGCTCCCAGACCACCCAGCTCATCGCGCGCCGGGTGCGCGAGGCGCGGGTCTACTGCGAAATCCATCCCTGCACCATGCCCATGGAGGAGATCCGGGCCTACACGCCCAAGGGCATCATCCTCTCGGGCGGCCCGGCCTCCTGCTACGAGCCCGGGGCCCCCAGCGTGGATCAGGGCATCTTCGCCCTGGGCGTGCCGGTGTTGGGCATCTGCTACGGGATGCAGATCATCACCCACCTGTTGGGCGGAGTGGTGGCCAAGGGCGCCAAGCGCGAGTACGGCCCGGCCAAGCTGGAGATACACAAGCTCAGCGGCCCCTTCCGCGACACCGACCAGGACGAGCCCCAGCCGGTGTGGATGAGCCACGGCGACCGCATCGAAAAGCTGCCCCAGGGCTTCGAGGCCATGGCGGTGACCGGCAACTCGCCGGTGGCGGCCATGGGCGACATCGAGCGGCGCATCTACGGAGTGCAGTTCCACCCCGAGGTGGCCCACACCCCGGGCGGCGCGGCCATGCTGGCCGCCTTCGTCTTGGGCGATTGCGGCTGCGAGCCCATCTGGACCATGCACAACTTCGCCGAAGCCACCATCAACGATTTCAAGCAGCGCCTGGGCGGCCAGAAGGTCATCTGCGCCCTTAGCGGCGGGGTGGACTCCTCGGTGGTTGCGCTCCTATTGCACAAGGCCATCGGCAAGGACCTGACCAGCATCTTCGTGGACAACGGGGTGCTCCGGTCGGGCGAGGTCTCCGAGGTGGCGGGCCTGTTCCGCGACGTGTTCGGCCTGAACCTGGTGGTGGTGGACGCGGCCGATCTGTTCCTGGACCGTTTGGCCGGGGTCACCGACCCGGAAGAGAAGCGCCGCATCATCGGCCACACCTTCATCGAGGTGTTCGAGGCCGAGGCCAAGAAGCTGGGCGAGGTGGAGTACCTGGCCCAAGGCACGCTGTACCCCGACGTGATCGAGAGCGTGAGCTTCAAGGGCCCCAGCGCGGTGATCAAGAGCCACCACAACGTGGGCGGCCTGCCCGAGAAGATGAAGCTCAAGCTGGTGGAGCCGCTGAGGGAATTGTTCAAGGACGAGTGCCGCGAGGTGGGCCGCGAGCTGGGCCTGCCCGAATCCATTGTCAGCCGCCAGCCCTTCCCCGGCCCCGGCCTGGCCATCCGCATCATGGGCGAGGTGACCCGCGCCCGTTTGCGCACCTTGCGCGAGGCCGATGCCATCGTGCAGGAGGAGATGCGCGCGGCGGACCTCTACACCAAGGTGTGGCAGTCCTTCGCGGTGATGGTGCCGGTAAAGACCGTGGGCGTAATGGGCGACGAGCGCACCTACGAGGACGTGGTGGCCCTGCGCATCGTGGACAGCGTGGACGCCATGACCGCCGACTGGTCTCGCGTGCCCTATGAGCTTTTGGCCAAGCTGAGCAGCCGCATCATCAACGAGGTGGCCGGGATAAACCGGGTGGTGTTGGATATTTCAAGTAAGCCACCCAGCACCATTGAGTGGGAGTAG
- a CDS encoding 3-methyl-2-oxobutanoate dehydrogenase subunit VorB produces MAKRLMRGSHVLGEAAVRAGCRYYFGYPITPQNEVPEYMSARLLEVGGTFVQAESELASVNMVIGAAMAGARVMTTSSSPGISLMQEGISYLAGLELPAVIANVVRGGPGLGNIAPAQSDYFQATRGGGHGDYRTIVLAPSSCQELCDLTVRAFDLADKYRNPVMILGDGMMGQMMEPVEFPEMQELADLPAKDWIITGAKDRPSRALLSLLLTPKVLEDHNYKLVRKYDAVTRTETDWEEYLLDDARQVVVAYGTAARIAKGAIKRVRSMGLKVGLLRPKTLWPFPSEPLKRLTRVVRQLLVFEMSAGQLVEDVEMAVAGQAQVHFYGRPGGVVPTPEEVAHQISHYYYQAGLMNDDARAQG; encoded by the coding sequence GTGGCTAAGAGACTGATGCGAGGATCCCACGTATTGGGCGAGGCCGCGGTTAGGGCCGGGTGCCGTTACTACTTCGGCTACCCCATCACCCCGCAGAACGAAGTGCCCGAGTACATGTCCGCCCGCCTGCTGGAAGTGGGCGGCACCTTCGTGCAGGCCGAGAGCGAGCTGGCCTCGGTGAACATGGTCATCGGCGCGGCCATGGCCGGCGCGCGGGTCATGACCACCTCCTCCAGCCCTGGCATCAGCCTGATGCAGGAAGGCATCAGCTACCTGGCCGGTTTGGAGCTTCCCGCGGTGATCGCCAACGTGGTGCGCGGCGGGCCGGGCCTGGGCAACATCGCCCCGGCTCAGAGCGACTACTTCCAGGCCACCCGGGGCGGCGGCCACGGCGACTACCGCACCATCGTGTTGGCCCCCTCCTCCTGTCAGGAGCTTTGCGACCTGACCGTCAGGGCCTTCGACCTGGCCGACAAGTACCGCAACCCGGTCATGATTCTGGGCGACGGCATGATGGGCCAGATGATGGAGCCGGTGGAGTTCCCGGAAATGCAGGAGCTGGCCGATCTGCCGGCCAAGGACTGGATCATCACCGGAGCCAAGGACCGTCCCAGCCGGGCGCTGTTGTCCCTGCTGCTGACCCCCAAGGTCCTGGAGGACCACAACTACAAACTGGTGCGCAAGTACGACGCGGTGACCCGCACGGAGACCGACTGGGAGGAGTACCTCCTGGACGACGCGCGCCAGGTGGTGGTGGCCTACGGCACCGCCGCCCGCATCGCCAAGGGGGCCATCAAGCGGGTGCGCTCCATGGGCCTCAAGGTCGGCCTGCTTCGGCCCAAGACCCTGTGGCCCTTCCCCAGCGAGCCCCTCAAGCGGCTCACCCGGGTGGTGCGCCAACTTCTGGTTTTCGAGATGAGCGCCGGCCAATTGGTGGAGGACGTGGAGATGGCCGTGGCCGGACAGGCCCAGGTCCACTTCTACGGCCGCCCCGGCGGCGTTGTCCCCACCCCCGAGGAGGTGGCCCACCAGATCAGCCATTACTACTACCAGGCCGGGCTCATGAACGACGACGCCCGGGCCCAGGGCTGA
- a CDS encoding 2-oxoacid:acceptor oxidoreductase family protein, which yields MTKKMIFAGFGGQGVLVMGYLMALTGMRLGKSVTYLPAYGAEVRGGTANCTVVISDEEIASPVSSTPDYVIVMNNPSLVRFANMVAQGGYLLTNSSLVHGEVKRDDVTKVAVPVNELAHELGEDRSANVIMVGALAEATGVVSIEALKEALAETGLGKKPKVLELNRRALEVGAQNARLALGKEKSA from the coding sequence ATGACCAAGAAAATGATCTTCGCCGGCTTCGGCGGCCAGGGCGTGCTGGTCATGGGCTACCTCATGGCCCTCACCGGGATGCGCCTGGGCAAGAGCGTCACCTACCTGCCCGCCTACGGGGCCGAGGTGCGCGGCGGCACGGCCAACTGCACCGTGGTGATCAGCGACGAGGAAATCGCCTCGCCGGTGTCCTCCACCCCGGACTACGTGATCGTGATGAACAACCCCTCCCTGGTGCGTTTCGCCAACATGGTGGCCCAGGGCGGTTATCTGCTCACCAACTCCTCGCTGGTGCACGGCGAGGTCAAGCGTGACGACGTGACCAAGGTCGCGGTGCCGGTGAACGAGCTGGCCCACGAGCTGGGCGAGGACCGTTCGGCCAACGTGATCATGGTCGGCGCCCTGGCCGAAGCCACCGGCGTGGTGAGCATCGAGGCCCTGAAAGAGGCCCTGGCCGAGACCGGTCTGGGCAAGAAACCCAAGGTGTTGGAACTGAATCGACGCGCCCTGGAGGTCGGGGCCCAAAATGCCCGCCTGGCGCTGGGCAAGGAGAAGAGCGCATGA
- a CDS encoding ferredoxin family protein → MAKGKITVDRELCKGCGLCISVCPKQCIAASKGLNEKGYYPAEFCQAEGEECCTACTLCALICPDIAIEVYRG, encoded by the coding sequence ATGGCAAAAGGTAAAATCACCGTGGACCGGGAGTTGTGCAAAGGCTGCGGCCTGTGCATCTCGGTCTGTCCCAAGCAGTGCATCGCCGCCAGCAAGGGGCTAAACGAAAAGGGGTATTATCCGGCGGAGTTCTGCCAGGCCGAGGGTGAGGAGTGCTGCACTGCCTGCACTCTGTGCGCCTTGATCTGCCCGGACATAGCAATCGAGGTGTACCGTGGCTAA
- a CDS encoding DUF493 domain-containing protein, with product MHKFIDPAQATPPASREESLRLLEQFHDFPCPYMFKVIARGSEELPAEVRRRAEGVVGPIMDQGSVRTRPSSGGKYMSVTVETELASAEQVLEVYEALKQVEGLVALI from the coding sequence ATGCACAAATTCATTGACCCCGCCCAGGCCACCCCGCCGGCCAGCCGCGAGGAATCGCTCCGGCTGCTGGAGCAATTCCACGATTTCCCCTGTCCTTACATGTTCAAGGTGATCGCCCGGGGCAGCGAAGAGCTGCCCGCCGAGGTGCGCCGCCGCGCCGAGGGCGTGGTGGGGCCGATCATGGATCAGGGCAGCGTGCGCACCCGGCCCTCGTCGGGCGGCAAGTACATGTCCGTGACCGTGGAGACCGAGCTGGCCAGCGCCGAGCAGGTGCTGGAGGTCTACGAGGCGCTCAAGCAGGTGGAGGGCCTGGTGGCCCTGATCTAG
- a CDS encoding NCS2 family permease, with protein MRDLFELRNHGTDVRREVLAGATTFVSAMYIILVNPAILAHAGLPFSASLTATVLVSAFASIFMGLYANNPLLVAPGMSLNSMLALVISQQEGVDYATALGCVFWAGVLFMLLMFLDRGRRLIEGVPRMLRLGMAGGIGLFIAILGLRSGGLIIPHEELGLALGSFTPRTLTFLIGFLITSVLVVRKVPAGFLWGVALTTLAAWPIGRLWDAGPPAVAFTGWFQAPDFSLLLSLDVLGALSLSHWPLIFVLLFTCLFDCTATMVGVSEAGDLVDQHGRPQGLGRGLKTCGAAVTAASLLGTSPAVAFIESSTGVRAGGRTGLTAVTAGLLFLPFLFLSPLLSLVPSLATAPVLVLAGVFMLKPLIYVRWERFDDAIPFFMTMLLMPLTHSITQGIIWGCLCWTVLKAASGKYRQIPVALLVVDALALILLFNLERIGH; from the coding sequence TTGAGGGATTTATTCGAGCTACGCAACCACGGCACCGATGTGCGCCGTGAGGTATTGGCCGGGGCCACCACCTTTGTCTCGGCCATGTACATCATCCTGGTCAACCCGGCCATACTGGCCCACGCGGGCCTGCCATTTTCCGCCTCGCTCACCGCCACGGTGCTGGTTTCCGCCTTTGCCAGCATTTTCATGGGCCTGTACGCCAACAACCCCCTTTTGGTGGCCCCGGGCATGAGCCTCAACTCCATGTTGGCCCTGGTCATCAGCCAGCAAGAGGGGGTGGATTACGCCACCGCCCTGGGCTGTGTGTTCTGGGCGGGGGTCCTGTTCATGCTGCTCATGTTCCTGGATCGCGGTCGGCGCTTGATCGAGGGGGTGCCCCGCATGCTGCGCCTGGGCATGGCCGGGGGCATAGGCCTGTTCATCGCCATTTTGGGCCTGCGTTCCGGCGGCCTGATAATCCCCCACGAGGAGCTGGGCCTGGCCCTGGGCTCCTTCACCCCCCGCACCCTCACTTTTCTGATCGGCTTTTTGATCACCTCGGTGCTGGTGGTGCGCAAGGTGCCGGCCGGCTTTTTATGGGGAGTGGCCCTAACCACCCTGGCGGCCTGGCCCATCGGACGGCTTTGGGACGCCGGGCCTCCGGCGGTGGCCTTTACCGGCTGGTTCCAGGCCCCGGACTTTTCCCTGCTTTTGTCCCTGGATGTATTAGGCGCGCTCTCCCTGAGCCATTGGCCCCTTATCTTCGTGCTGCTGTTCACCTGCCTGTTCGACTGCACCGCCACCATGGTGGGGGTGAGCGAGGCCGGAGACCTGGTGGACCAGCACGGCCGGCCCCAGGGATTGGGGCGGGGGCTCAAGACCTGCGGCGCGGCGGTCACCGCCGCCAGCCTCCTGGGCACCAGCCCGGCGGTGGCCTTTATTGAGTCCTCCACCGGGGTGCGCGCCGGGGGCCGCACCGGACTCACCGCAGTGACGGCCGGGCTCTTGTTTTTGCCCTTTTTATTCCTCTCGCCCCTGTTGTCCCTGGTTCCCTCCCTGGCCACGGCCCCGGTGTTGGTGCTGGCCGGGGTGTTCATGCTCAAGCCCCTGATCTATGTGCGCTGGGAACGCTTTGACGACGCCATCCCCTTTTTCATGACCATGCTGCTCATGCCGCTAACCCACTCCATCACCCAGGGCATCATCTGGGGGTGCCTGTGCTGGACCGTGCTCAAGGCGGCCTCGGGCAAATACCGTCAGATACCGGTGGCTCTTTTGGTGGTGGACGCCCTGGCCTTGATCCTGCTGTTCAACTTGGAGCGGATCGGGCATTGA
- a CDS encoding 2-oxoglutarate oxidoreductase, which produces MNKIFTKPKSLKPNVMHYCPGCGHSIIHRLVGETIDELEIQERTLGVPPAGCAVLAYNYFDVDMGEAPHGRAIAVATGLKRVLPDRVVFTYQGDGDIAAIGTAEIIHAANRGEKVTAIFVNNGTYGMTGGQMAPTTLAGMNSTTTPGGRDVARDGAPLDLTQMLATAKGSVYLERVTVASPKHIRQAKKAIKKAFQVQLDGLGFSLVEVLSPCPTNWKMAPVPAYEWTLQEMTKIFPLGVIKDITGYDEK; this is translated from the coding sequence ATGAACAAGATATTCACCAAGCCCAAGAGCCTCAAGCCCAACGTGATGCACTATTGCCCGGGCTGCGGGCACAGCATCATCCACCGCCTGGTCGGCGAGACCATCGACGAGCTGGAGATCCAGGAGCGCACCCTGGGGGTGCCGCCCGCCGGCTGCGCGGTGTTGGCTTACAACTACTTTGACGTGGACATGGGCGAGGCCCCCCACGGCCGCGCCATCGCCGTGGCCACCGGCCTCAAGCGGGTGCTGCCCGACCGGGTGGTTTTCACCTACCAGGGCGACGGCGACATCGCGGCCATCGGCACCGCCGAGATCATCCACGCGGCCAACCGCGGCGAGAAGGTCACCGCCATCTTCGTCAACAACGGCACCTACGGCATGACCGGCGGCCAGATGGCCCCTACCACCCTGGCCGGCATGAACTCCACCACCACCCCCGGCGGCCGCGACGTGGCCCGCGACGGCGCTCCCCTGGACCTGACCCAGATGTTGGCCACGGCCAAGGGCAGCGTGTACCTGGAGCGGGTGACCGTGGCCAGCCCCAAGCACATCCGCCAGGCCAAGAAGGCCATCAAGAAGGCCTTCCAGGTGCAGCTGGACGGGCTGGGTTTCTCCCTGGTGGAGGTCCTGAGCCCCTGCCCCACCAACTGGAAGATGGCTCCGGTGCCGGCTTATGAGTGGACCTTGCAGGAGATGACCAAGATCTTCCCCTTGGGGGTGATCAAGGACATCACCGGCTACGACGAGAAATAA